GTGGCGCTCTACTGGTTCACCGGCACGGCGGCCTCGGCGATCCGGTTCTACTGGGAGGACGCGCACGCCGGCGACGCGCCGGCCGGGCCGACCAGCGTGCCGACCGCGCTGGCCATGTTCCCCGGTGACTTCCAGTCGATCCGCCGCTTCGCCGAGCGGGACCACGCGAACATCGTCCGGTGGACGGCGTACGGGACGGACGTCGAGGGCCGCGGCGACGTCGGCGGCCACTACGCCGCCCACCAGGCCACCGACGTGCTGGTCGCGGATGTCCGCGAGTTCTTCGCCAGCCTTCGCTGACCGTGGCGCGCCCGGGTGCCCACCCCGCTCCGCCGGTGTGGGCACCGGCGCATGCCGGGCTCCGGCTCGGGCTCCCGTGCCGGGCGCTGGGCGCCGGCTTCGTCACGGACAACAAGCGTCGCGTCCTTTGCTCTGCTTCACCCCACGCAAGCCCACGACCAGCCACACGGACTGCCGGGACACCGGCCGGGTTCGACCAAGATCTGGGCTTCGTTCACCGAGCGGTAGCCTTGGCGGGTGCGAGTACGAGTCGAGCAGACCGCCCTACCCGGGATCGGCGTACGTCACGATCTGGTGACGGAGTCCGGACGCCGCCTGGGCGTTGTCTCCCACCGCAATGGCCGCAGGGATCTTGTCCTCTACGACCCCGACGATCCCGACGCCTGCCAGGCGGACATCCCGCTGACCGACGACGAGGCGGAGGCGCTGGCCGACATCCTCGGCGCGTCGCTGATGCTCGGTCAGCTCTCCGGGCTGCGCGAACAGGCCGCCGGCCTGCTCACCGAGCAGATCGCCATCACGGCGGGGTCGCGGTACGTCAACCGACAGCTCGGTGACACCAAGGCGCGTACCCGCACCAGCGCGTCCATCGTGGCGGTGCTGCGCGACGGCGAGGTGATCGTCTCGCCGCTTCCCACCTTCCGCTTCGCAGCCGGTGACGTGGTGGTCGTCGTGGGGACCCGCAAGGGTCTCGACGGTGTCTCCGCCATCCTCGCCGACAGTGACCCGGACGGCTGAGGCGGATGCACGACTCCACCACACTGCTCGTCGAGGTCGGCGCGCTGCTGCTGTTGCTCGGTGTCCTCGGTCGACTCAGCCGCCGCGTCGGTCTTTCGCCCATTCCCCTCTACCTGCTCGCCGGGCTGGCGTTCGGGCACGGTGGGCTGCTCCCGCTCGCGGCCAGCGAGGAGTTCTTCGCGGTCGGGGCCGAGATCGGCGTCATCCTGCTGCTGGTGATGCTCGGCCTGGAATACTCGGCCAACGAACTGGTCGGCAACCTCCGGTCGGCGGCCCCGGCCGGGCTGATCGACGGCGTACTCAACGCACTGCCCGGCGCGATCTTCGCCCTGCTGCTCGGCTGGGACTGGGTGGCCGCCCTGGTGCTCGGCGGCATCACGTGGGTCTCGTCCTCCGGAGTGATCGCCAAGGTCCTCGGCGACCTGGGCCGACTCGGTAACCGCGAAACCCCGGTGATCCTCTCGGTCCTGGTGATCGAGGACCTGGCGATGGCGCTCTACCTGCCGCTGGTCACCGCGGTGCTGGCCGGCACCGACCTGCTCGGCGGCGGCATCGCGCTCACCGTGGCGGTGGGTACGGTGCTGCTCGTGCTGGTGCTCGCCATCCGGTACGGCCATTTGATCTCGTCCGCCCTGTCGGCAAAGGATCCGGAGGCGCTGCTGCTCGGCGTACTCGGGCTGACCCTGTTCATCGCCGGTCTCGCGGCGAAGCTCCAGGTGTCGGCGGCGGTCGGGGCGTTCCTGGTCGGCATCGCGCTCTCCGGGCCGGTGGCGCACCACGCCACCGAGTTGCTCTCCCCGCTGCGGGACCTGTTCGCCGCGGTGTTCTTCGTCTTCTTCGGGCTGGTCACCGACCCGCGGGACATCCCCCCGGTGCTGCTGCCGGCGCTCGCGCTGGCCGTGATCACCATGGCGACGAAGACGCTCACCGGCTACCTGGCGGCACGCCGCGTCGGCATCGCCGAACCCGGTCGATGGCGGGCTGGCCTGGCACTCGTACCCCGGGGTGAGTTCTCCATCGTCATCGCCGGGCTCGCGGTGGCCGCCGGCAGCGTCGAGCCGCGGTTGGCCGCGCTGGCCACGGCGTACGTCCTGATCACCGTGGTGACCGGGCCGATGCTGGCCCGGCTGCCCGACTTCCCGTGGTTCAAGCGGTGGCTGCGCAACCGCGCGGCGGCCGAGCGGCGGGAGCCGGTTCCGATCCACGACTGACGGGCCACCACCGCTGACGTCGGCCCTGATCGGCACGTCAGCGGCGGTACGCGGGCCCTCCCGACCATCCGGTGGGCCCGGCCAGGCCAACGGTTGCTGAATTGCTCCCTGCGGGGACTACCGCAGCACCCGACGGCGGGTTACCGTTTCGCCGCAGCAGCCAGGGTCCGCGGGTGGCCAGTGTCAACGCGGGCGAAAGCGGAAGGTTGGCCGGTGAGCGTGCAGGAGTCGACGTTCCACGGCTTCGCCAACCCCGTCGATCCGACTCCGGCGGAGTTGCGAGCTTGGGCGTACCAGCCCGATTCGGTGCCGTTGGCTTCCATGCCACCAGATTGGGACCTACTGGTCGCCGGTGACCGGCTCATACTGACGCTCTTCGACCTGGCGATGGACCCGACCTGCCCGGCCCGCCGCTTCGCGCTGCACTGCCTCTACATCTACGCGGCCGACGGCATCCGGACGAACTTCCGCGCCCATCCCAAGCGCCGCTTCCGCAAGCTGGTCGAGCAGGCCGAGCGCGACGGCGACGAGCTGATGAAGATCTGGGCACACAACGGCCGCGTGCTGCTGGCCCGGCCGGATCTCTTCGTCTACCGGGA
Above is a window of Micromonospora coriariae DNA encoding:
- a CDS encoding cation:proton antiporter regulatory subunit; amino-acid sequence: MRVRVEQTALPGIGVRHDLVTESGRRLGVVSHRNGRRDLVLYDPDDPDACQADIPLTDDEAEALADILGASLMLGQLSGLREQAAGLLTEQIAITAGSRYVNRQLGDTKARTRTSASIVAVLRDGEVIVSPLPTFRFAAGDVVVVVGTRKGLDGVSAILADSDPDG
- a CDS encoding cation:proton antiporter is translated as MHDSTTLLVEVGALLLLLGVLGRLSRRVGLSPIPLYLLAGLAFGHGGLLPLAASEEFFAVGAEIGVILLLVMLGLEYSANELVGNLRSAAPAGLIDGVLNALPGAIFALLLGWDWVAALVLGGITWVSSSGVIAKVLGDLGRLGNRETPVILSVLVIEDLAMALYLPLVTAVLAGTDLLGGGIALTVAVGTVLLVLVLAIRYGHLISSALSAKDPEALLLGVLGLTLFIAGLAAKLQVSAAVGAFLVGIALSGPVAHHATELLSPLRDLFAAVFFVFFGLVTDPRDIPPVLLPALALAVITMATKTLTGYLAARRVGIAEPGRWRAGLALVPRGEFSIVIAGLAVAAGSVEPRLAALATAYVLITVVTGPMLARLPDFPWFKRWLRNRAAAERREPVPIHD